CTCCACGGAAGCCTCGGTCCGCATCCGAGACACCCCGGAAGACATCGTGCTGGAAGCACCGGCCAGCGGGCTTGCGTTCCATCCGGCCCGTGACCTCCTGGCGGCGGGGGACGTGGACGGGGACGTGTTCGTGTAAGTGCggggcagggctcagggctgCGGGATCTGGAAGCTCCCTAGAGATGGAGGTGGGATGAGGAGAGAAATGTGCAGGGAGATAAATCTTCCAAGACTCATCTGGTCCGATTCGTTCAGTAACATTTGGTTTTAAGCCAGTTACCACACAAATCTCTTGAAATaactcaaaggaaaacaaagtggcTGGAATATCCTGACGAAGCCCAGAGACAGGAGTAGGACAAGAAGGCGTTCAGGACAGTtatttttcattggattattaTTATATTGAGCTTGAAACGGGCtgaactccccccacccccgctttgcTTCTTGCCTGCTTTAATTGATCTTTCAAAACCACAAATCCAGCCACCTTTCTTAAAACCCTTCACTAGTTTACCTTTGTTTTTAGGATTAAGTCAAAACTCCTTAATCTGGTTTATAGGGTTTCAGCCATCTGGTCCTCGCTGGCTTTCCCCTTACTTTCTGTGCTCATTCATTCTTACctttttaatatatcttaaaTCCTCAACTATTTTGCAGGTTATTTCTTCTGCCTAGAAAACTCCTTTCCCCCCAATTGTACCCACTATCCCTGAGTTCTCAACATCTCTACACTCACCCTCCATTCCCCAGACTAAATTAGATTACCCATTAGATGCTGAGTTGGCACCAGAGAGCTTTCCCTCATAAACTTCCTAATGATTTGTAATCCTACACCCATTTGTGTCATTATTTGAATGGTTGTCcccttcacttaaaaaaatgtttttcaaacttttttgactTCGCCCCAcaccaaaagtaatttttatgtgTGATGCATCCTGATATTTTCTGGTTTATTACATTGTTATTGCAGGCACACAGACATAAAATGCTGATCGTAGTGATCGTAGCTCACTAAGGTCATGACTggagtttgaaaaacacttttcTGTCGTCTGTTTTGTTCTCCTTTGTATCTCCTGCTTCTAGACGACGGTCGTGCTCAATACAAACTTGATTTTGAACGAGAGAAGTAGGCTGGGAGCAGTAAAAAGTCATTGAAGGTTTTAACCAGAAGAGTTGTGCTGTCAGATTTACTTAATGACATTTAACCTCAGTCTCCTCCTTAGCTTCAGTCACCTTGGGCACGTTAACTTCTatattttcatcttcaaaaatgGGGAATAATACAGGCTCtgagatattgcaggtttggcTCCAGACCATCGCAATAAAGTGAGTTACACAAATTTTTCGGTTTCCCAGTTCAAATGAGTTAAGTATACACTATACTGCAGGCTATTAAATTTGCattagcattatgtctaaaagaCAATATACATACCTtagttaaaaaatagtttattgctaaaaaatgctaaccatcatgaGTGAGTCATAGTCACTGGGCACAGAtgaccataacaaatataatgaaaaagtttgaaatattgtgagaattaccaaatgtgacagagacacaaagtaagcAGATGCTGCTGTAAAAATGGCACCGATAGACTTGCTCCATACAGGGTTGCCACagaccttcagtttgtaaaaaatgcagtgtctgtgaagcacaataaaaagAGATGTATCTGGATCTACCCTGCAGAGCAGTCAGGTGTCTACGGAGTTCAACAAATGTGGGTGCCTTTCTACTACTGTTCATACGTACTTAACTTCATGCCAGACAGTTGGGAGTCACTCTGGACCTCCACCATTACTCACATCGCCATTGCTTCAGTTTGTCTCCTCTTCCCTACCCTCCGCCACTGCCTTTTGTCAGGCTTCTGACTTCTCCCATGATCATTTCAAAGAGGTTCCTTTTCCCATAGGATTAAATTCATACTTCTGCTTGGCCCATATGGTGTGAAGTCCAGTTCAACCCATCTTTCCAGATTCAGCCATTTCACTCTCCTGCCACTGGAACCCTCCTCATTCCCTGTCTCTGCCCTAGAAGGGACACTGATATCTGCCTCACTATCTGCTAGGTTAACTCCCTAACTCTTCATTACCTAACTCACATTTTGACCTTAGCTTTCTAGGGCTCTTTTCTCATGCTAGGCACTGGGACAGAGCAAAATAAGCAGACCCAGTTCTGCTCACCTCAAACTCCCTGGCAATTAAGCACTTTGTCATCTGGCCCTTTTTGAAGATCTGCTCTGAGGCAGGCGCTGGGGATACACTCTGGACAAGTACTTGCCTCAAAGCTGAGCTTCCAGGCTGGCCCTTCTCTGTTCCACCTCCATCTTGATCCTGCCTCCTTTTCAGCATGTGACCACACTGTGCTGTAATGAGTTTTAACTTTCTTTAGCTCCTACAGACCTGGAgccttgtcttatttttttacaCTTCAAACTCCtggggctgtttttttttttttaaacattttgtttatttgagagtgagagactgagaacacaagctgggggaggggcagagggttagggagagggagaagcagactccatcccaggactctggaagcatgacctgagctgaagggagatgcttaactgagtgaaccacccaggagatgcttaaccgactgagcccacccaggttCTTCTGTCTTTAGCACATATTTCATGCGCTCCGTAGTAGTCCAGACCTAATCTAATCTTTCCCCAGGCTGGGGCTTTTAAGGATGATGTGGGGTCAGTTCACAAAGAAGTCCTGAGCAAATgtactttgaattaaaaaatgaacgtTTGAAAGTGGAAAAATGGGATGGTAAGCTCCTTGGGTTTGGTGGTATACATGCAGCAGTTCCTAGATAGGCCGAAAGTTGACTAGTTGGCCTTTATATTTCATGCTGGCAGGGTGTGGAGTCAttcactcttcctcctccccctagCTTTTCCTACTCATGCCAGGAGGGAGAAACAAAGGAGCTCTGGTCCTCAGGTCACCACCTCAAATCCTGCCGAGCCGTGGTCTTCTCTGAAGATGGACAGAGTGAGTATTGGGCAGGGCAGCCAGCAATCTGGTGGCAAGGGAGCAGTGAGCAGCACCATGACCTGGGCACCTTTCCCCCCAGAACTTGTCACTGTCTCCAAGGATAAAGCCATCCATGTTCTAGATGTGGAGCAGGGCCGACTGGAAAGACGCATTTCCAAGGCTCATGGGTAAGGGGAGCTGATTGTGTGTTGAGGTCAAGGGTAAGGTGGTAGGTTCCTCCCGGGACAAAGATGCTTCAGGAAGCTCTGTATCTCTAGTGCCCCCATCAACAGTCTGCTGCTGGTAGATGAAAATGTCCTGGCCACTGGGGATGACACAGGTGGCATCCGGCTGTGGGACCAGCGGAAGGAGGGCCCCTTAATGGATATGCGGCAGCATGAGGAGTATATTGCCGACATGGCTCTGGACCCAGCCAAGAAGCTGCTGCTTACAGCCAGGTACAGCCTCAAAGctgcctccctttcccttccctggtaAAGTGCCCTCCTTCAATGGGAGTTTTGGCCAAGCctgctgctctgctctctctaCAGCGGGGATGGCTGCCTGGGTGTCTTCAACATCAGGCGACGCCGGTTTGAACTgctctcagagcctcagtctGGAGACCTGACCTCTGTCACTCTCATGAAAGTACATCTGGGTATGGGGGTTTGGGAGTATGATAGGATCTATTCTGATAGGGCTCCACAAACATGGTTTTATTTCCTGCAGTATGGGAAAAAGGTGGCCTGTGGCTCCAGTGAAGGCACCATCTACCTCTTCAACTGGAATGGCTTTGGGGCCACAAGTGATCGGTTTGCCCTAAGAGCAGAGTCTATTGACTGCGTGGTTCCAGTCACGGAGAGCCTGCTGTGCACGGGTTCCACTGATGGAGTCATCAGGTGAGAGAAGCCAGgacagccctgagatcacacGAGGGGCAGACCCAACCAGCCAACATCCAACACCCTTTTCTCCCTGCCCAGGGCTGTCAATATCCTGCCGAATCGTGTGGTGGGCAGCGTGGGCCAGCATGCTGGGGAGCCCGTGGAGAAGCTGGCCCTCTCCCACTGCGGCCACTTCCTGGCCAGCAGTGGCCACGACCAGCGCCTCAAGTTCTGGAACATGGCCCAGCTGCGGGCCGTGGTAGTAGATGACTACCGCCGGCGCAAGAAAAAGGGAGGGCCGCTGCGGGCGCTGAGCAGCAAGGCTTGGAGCACAGAGGACTTCTTTGCAGGACTGAGGGAAGAGGGTGAAGACTCCACAGctcagaaggaagaggagagtgaGGATGATAGTGACTGAAGAGATGAGCTGAATCTCAACATAGGTCCTCACTGGGCAAGTCTTGCTTCCTGGCTGGACACCCAGAGAGGCTATGAACTTCTGACCTCTTGTGCACGTGCAGAGATGCACAGCCAGAGGCTCAGGACTGAGGGCCCCGACGGGAGGAAGTACTCGCTCCCTGGCAGCCGCGCCCTCTGCCAGCGTAACAGAAGCCCACAGCTGGGGCAAGACACCACGGACACAGGTGTACACCAACCAGGGGTTTAATATAAATACAACCAGCATAGAAACCCAAAATCACACATACACTATAACCAGAATGTCAAGTAGTGGGGACAAAAGGCAGATTTCTGACCCTCTGGCTCAGCCAGCCtccaaataaaatcaacaaagatgACAAACCAAAGTAAGAAGTGAGATTCATACTAagctgtgggaggagagggagtgtTTGTGTGTCTATCACACACAGAACGGCCAAGGAATCCCACGGGCCAAGTCAGAGCCTGGGccgggagggagagagcaaggtCCCTCACCACAACTTGGCCAAACCTGAGCTTTCCCAGGTGTGCTGGGGCCCTGCCCCAGCGGGAGGCTGCGTCAGAGGTAGGGCAGGGCCCGGCTCCACCTCTTCGAGATCAGGTGGTGGCTGCCTAGgcctgctgggctgggggctgacACAGGTTCTGCCAACTCGTTCAGGCTGCCTGTGAAGAGGACGGGGTCACTGCTTAACCATGGCACCCGCCTCAGCCGGCCGTAAAAGGCTGGCTCCGGATTCACTCAGCGCCTCTAACAGCCTTGCAGACACCGCATCCTTAGCCACCTCGTGCCCATCCTGCCCATCCGGGGCCAGCACAACCCAGATGAGGCCGCTGAAGGGCACTGGATGCCCAGGGACCACCACCTGGTACCAGAAGCGGTGCCAGCCAGCAGGGCCTGTGCCCAGACACTTGGTGAGGAACACAGGGCTGCCCAGCTTCATCCGTTGGCACAACAGCTGCAGGGCAGCCCGAGCCCCCTGGGACTCTAGCTTGTCCCTGGCTGGGGCCAATCGACTGCCCTCTGGCTGTAGGCACTGCAGTGAGGGACCCACGAGCTGCTGGCGGAGTCGCTGCTTCAGGTCTGGCTTAAGCCACTCCACCGCCACCTGCTCTCCGCAGAGGCGTGACTGCCCTACAGGAAAGAGACAAGGGGAGGTCTAAGTCCTGGATCCaacctcccaggccctgggaaccCTTTGGAGTCTACAAGGCCTGTTAAATTTCTAGCCTTCCCGTTTCCTggtggtgtgaccttgggcgagttaaCTTCTCCAACCTTCattgtgtttctttgaaaaggGGGTGTTGTAGCTGCTACCTTCTAAGTTTGCTTACTGGAGTGCTGGGGGATGCAGGCTTTGTCTACCTCATAACCATCATAATAGCTAACCTTTACTGTGATTACCTTTACTGTGAGCCCTTTTCACGACTCAGGCATGTGCTAAATGCCAcctaattctcacaacagcccgAGGTAGGAAGTTCTATAGTACATAAAAGGTAGACTCAGTAGGACTGCCCAGGGCAGATTTAATTTCTCTCCAAACCCTCTCTTCGTATCTAAAGAGGGAGATCATTCTGTGTTTCATTGGAATGTTGGAGACTAAGTTATGAGATAATGCATGGGAAATGTTAACGTAGGTGGTACCTGGTGGCACCAGCGGAAATTAAAAATCTCAGGTCATATAGCATGACGTTGAAAATTCAGGCATTCTTAACCCTACGATCTGGCTTTGCCCTCTATGCTGACGGGTAAAGTGCATGGCGAAATGTGTGCGGCCCCCACCAGCGGCCCCCCGCAGCCTCGCCCCCCTACCTTCCACCAGGGCTTTTTTGGCCATGGCGGCCGCGCGGTGCGAGCTGAACTTGAGCAGTGCAATCTGCGCGGGCGCCGGCCCGGGGCTGGGCATCAGCAGCGCCTCCTGCAGGCCGGGACCCAGGGGCTGCAGCGCGAGCAGGAGCGCGCGGCGGCTCAGACCCGGAGGCAGCCCGTCCACACTCAGCTCGCACTTCTCGGTACTGCGGCACACGAGCAGCGGGCAGGACGGCCGTAGCGGGTGGTTGTGCAGCGTGGCGATGGCTGCCTGCGCGCCCCGCCGCGAACTGTAGCGGGCGTAGGCGAAGCCGCGGTTCAGGCCGCTGAAGGTCATCATCAGGCGGAACTCGTAGAGGCGGCCCACGCGCTGGAACAGTGGGATCAGCTGGTGCTCGTAGACGTCCTGAGGCAGCCGCCCGATAAACACCTCTGACCCGGCCGGCGGCGGGCTGCCCacccagcctggggaaggggcggGAAGGGGCACCGTCATCCTCCGGGACGGTTCCGGGTGCGGGCCCGGGAACCCAGCGCGAGAGGGCCTGTGCGCAAACGTCTGTGAAATGGGTGCAGCACTCGCACCCCGAGTCGTTGGCATAACCGGGTGCCTGAGCTAACAACGGGGCTGGCACAGGGTAGGTGCACCTTAAGGCTGGCTCCCTCCCTTGAGGAGgcaaggtgggtgggtggagagcCACAGACAAGTTTCCTCAGCTGCTTGACTGGAGGGGGTGCAACGGACAGACTTCTGCCTACAGAGCACTgggacaggcccctcccccagagggtGCGGGTCGGGACCGTCGAGGCTGGTGGAGCCCGGCAGAGGTAGGGCTGGGGCTACCGTACCTGGGGGTGGCCCGCCATACTTCCTCTGCCCGTTCACCTGCACCAGGCGGATGCCCGTCTCCCTGACCCACGCCTCCAACGCCGCCTTGTTCTCTGGATTCACCCTCTCACACCACAGCTGAAGGCGAAAGGGCAGGTTGGAATGGCGGATCGCCGCGCCCGCCCCACCTCGCCTGTGCAGCCGGAGCCCAAGGGGCCACTTCTCCCTGCGCAGGTGGCACTTGTCGAGCCCCTCTTGCCAGCCCCTTACCTCACACTCCCGCTTGGACTGCATGGCTCTCCCTCCTGCTCGTGGGTACCCCCTTTATAACCTCCTCCGCATCTGCCTCTGGAAGCTTCCCTACTCCTCCTCCCCCCAAGCTCTCATTGGCTCTGAACGCGACCCCGCCTCCCCGAGGGGTGGGGGTATCCACCGCACGTGCGCCGCGGGAACCTCGGACCCTCAGATGAAAGCTGGAAACCTTAACGGGGTGAGTGTACCACAGCCCCACCTCCTAGGGCATGGATGGGCGCTGGAGCCAGGAACCTCGGCGGCGCCCTTGACCCTGGGCAAGTGCCCGTGAGGCCTACTGTAAGTCTTTCTCCCCACTTTCCCACCACTCGAGCAGTTGGAATGCGAGGCCCAGGCTCCCAAAGGGAAGGCAGGGCTAGGCAACAGCGACGCAGGCAGGCTCCAGTGATTGAGTCATTTTATTGGACCTTTAAGGATTGGTTGGGGGAAGCATTCCCTCCATCTGGTTAGGGTCCTGCAGGGGAGACCATCTTAGGCTCGGTCCCTGGAACACAGCCTGGACTAAGCCTCCAGGACCTCCTATGGAAAAATGGTGTAATCCCTGGCCATTTTTGCCAGTGATTACCAATAAAATACTCATAATAAAAAGTCTCTGTTCTGACCACTGTTCAGGTCTTCCCGCTGGAACAGAAGTGTGCAAAGCTAAGTATATATGCAGAGTCTTGTCTTAGCCTCAAATAGTGCCAGTCCCACTTCCCGATAGTTTGCTCAACTCAGCAGATGCAAAGGGGCTGGCTTGttctccttttgatttcttccacAAGGTCTTCTCTTCGGACGTCCACCTGGCCAGGATGGGGAAAGAAGGTGGTATGAGCATCTCAGACTCTATTGCTCCTAAGTGCCCATTCCTTCCTCTGGTCATCAGGCTTGGCTTAGCTGGGAGCAGGAACGCAGGCAAACACAAGCAAAAAGCAGACAGTGCTTCTTGGGGGAGCCAGAGACACAGGGTATAGATGAGGTGGGACTCCTACCCTACCACGACCATAGTTAGAGGTGAACCCTTCGGTGCTTTCCAAGTGGGTACTAACATGAGTGCTAGGCTTTTGCTCGGGTCTTGATTGGGCATGGCCTGCCAAAATGCCAtagactccctctccctcagccctcctgCCCACCTACCTACCTCTTCCCTGCTGGCCACTGAGCGGAGCTTGATGACCCCGTCCTTGAGCTCCTGCTCACCGATGATGGCCACCAGTGGGATGCCTGCCTCCTCACAGTATTGCAACTGGTTCAGCAGCTTTGGGTTCTTCTTGTAGAGCAGCTCCGCCTGCAGGGGACCAGGGCAGAAGATGAAGGCTGGCTTCTACCATCCTCAGGGACAACTTCCTTGGGGCCTGACTGCTCTTAGTTCTCCTCCACGAAGTTGCTATGGATGAGCTTTTATTTAGTTTGTTCCCCTCACTCCCAAGTTTGCTGCCACCCTGGGGCTGGCCTCCTCTACCTTGATGCCAGCATCCCAGAGCTCCGAGACGAGCTTCAGTCTCTCCTCCAGCAACTTCTTCTGTGCAGATGCTACAAGCACTTGTGTCTCTGTGGTCCGCACCTTCTCCTCCAAAGCCTGGGGAAGGGCCAGGTAAGAGTCAGAGAGCTGGGCTACTTCAAGGAGCAAACAGAGCAGGCTGTTGTCAGGATTCTGAGACAGCAGGCCCAACTGCATGAGCTCCGCCAGGACAGGGGCCCAGTCTTCTCCCCTAGCAACTGGGCGTAAGGTTGCTCCTGGAAGTGAACTGACTGGCTTGTACATGACTTGCCAGAATAGGTAATGTAGGACAAAAGCAAAGGTGGTTTATGTACAATAACTTCAAACTTGTCTCCTTTTAGTACCTTACAGGTCCACAAGAACATTCACACAGAAGCGATACTGTGAGCTCACCCTGTTCCCACTTACTGTCTGCCCAGTCAAGAGACTGTGCCTCTTATACTTCAGCCATAGGGCCCGACCCTGGGTGTGGGCagacaggaggaaagggagaatgcTGCTGCTGCCCCTTGTCTTTTTCTGGAAAACTATTTTCATAGTTCTTAACAACATAAAATGCCTACTGGAACAGTGACCTCAAATGGTAAACATGGGTGGTTCTGGCTCCAGAGAAAAGGATGGGAGCACTGGGAAGATTACTGCCAGAGAATTCCCCAAGGGATGAAATGCAGCCAGCCAGTTAAGAGCAGCAGCAAAGGAGGGCTTGAGCCATGAGGACCTTCCCTGGTGTTACTTTAGGGACTAGAGAGTGAGGATAGCCATCTGAAGGATCCCAAGGCCTCAGATACATGCTTTCCACTTAGAGAAAACATAAGAGTAGTTAGGAGCAAGACTTTGGAGTTAGACTGTCTGGATTCGAATTCTGACCCTGCTACTTAAGAGTTGCACCACCTTGGGCAAATTATGACCTATAATGCTTCAGTTCCCTTGTCTAGAAgatgtaaataatacatttacaGGGCTGTGTAAGAATTTTACTAGATAATGCATTAAAAGCAGTAAGCACTGGTAGTAAAATATTAAGCATTCTGTATTCTGAAGAAGTTCCGGGTCTTTGGTTATACCAGCCATGACTTCTGACAGCACTGAGGGAAGCAGGGACCCAGAGGAAAGGATTCTGCGAAGAAAGAATGATCAAAGATCCATAAAGCTGGCCTACAATGGGGTGGGAGTCTGAAAGACAGCAACcaccttctctccatttctttccaaAGACGCTCCTTGACCAAAACACTACCATTTGCTCCCTTGATCAAAGAAAACAGCACACGTGCCCCCAGCTGCCCACGCCCAGAACGTACCTCTAGCCTCTGTTCCACAATGGAAAAGATCCGCTCCACCCCA
The Ailuropoda melanoleuca isolate Jingjing chromosome 3, ASM200744v2, whole genome shotgun sequence DNA segment above includes these coding regions:
- the WDR55 gene encoding WD repeat-containing protein 55 encodes the protein MDRTCEERPAEDGSDEEDLDSTEASVRIRDTPEDIVLEAPASGLAFHPARDLLAAGDVDGDVFVFSYSCQEGETKELWSSGHHLKSCRAVVFSEDGQKLVTVSKDKAIHVLDVEQGRLERRISKAHGAPINSLLLVDENVLATGDDTGGIRLWDQRKEGPLMDMRQHEEYIADMALDPAKKLLLTASGDGCLGVFNIRRRRFELLSEPQSGDLTSVTLMKYGKKVACGSSEGTIYLFNWNGFGATSDRFALRAESIDCVVPVTESLLCTGSTDGVIRAVNILPNRVVGSVGQHAGEPVEKLALSHCGHFLASSGHDQRLKFWNMAQLRAVVVDDYRRRKKKGGPLRALSSKAWSTEDFFAGLREEGEDSTAQKEEESEDDSD
- the DND1 gene encoding dead end protein homolog 1 isoform X1, which codes for MQSKRECEVRGWQEGLDKCHLRREKWPLGLRLHRRGGAGAAIRHSNLPFRLQLWCERVNPENKAALEAWVRETGIRLVQVNGQRKYGGPPPGWVGSPPPAGSEVFIGRLPQDVYEHQLIPLFQRVGRLYEFRLMMTFSGLNRGFAYARYSSRRGAQAAIATLHNHPLRPSCPLLVCRSTEKCELSVDGLPPGLSRRALLLALQPLGPGLQEALLMPSPGPAPAQIALLKFSSHRAAAMAKKALVEGQSRLCGEQVAVEWLKPDLKQRLRQQLVGPSLQCLQPEGSRLAPARDKLESQGARAALQLLCQRMKLGSPVFLTKCLGTGPAGWHRFWYQVVVPGHPVPFSGLIWVVLAPDGQDGHEVAKDAVSARLLEALSESGASLLRPAEAGAMVKQ
- the DND1 gene encoding dead end protein homolog 1 isoform X2, whose product is MQSKRECELWCERVNPENKAALEAWVRETGIRLVQVNGQRKYGGPPPGWVGSPPPAGSEVFIGRLPQDVYEHQLIPLFQRVGRLYEFRLMMTFSGLNRGFAYARYSSRRGAQAAIATLHNHPLRPSCPLLVCRSTEKCELSVDGLPPGLSRRALLLALQPLGPGLQEALLMPSPGPAPAQIALLKFSSHRAAAMAKKALVEGQSRLCGEQVAVEWLKPDLKQRLRQQLVGPSLQCLQPEGSRLAPARDKLESQGARAALQLLCQRMKLGSPVFLTKCLGTGPAGWHRFWYQVVVPGHPVPFSGLIWVVLAPDGQDGHEVAKDAVSARLLEALSESGASLLRPAEAGAMVKQ